One Vicinamibacterales bacterium genomic region harbors:
- a CDS encoding M20/M25/M40 family metallo-hydrolase, with amino-acid sequence MAKVQRGRVVCGVLGVLAVLILPPAVQAQGQSSIDPRILKLIDAISEERLQQLLQKLSSFKTRNTCSDAAAPDAIGAARQWIFDELKRTSPKLQVSFDTHQVENIRGCQGAIELRNVMAVLPGKSPRRIYVSGHYDSLNLGAAGQQSSNSGAGRGAGGAPGAGGAQPGARGAGATPGAQPPRPVRDPNIVAPGANDDGSGTVLSMELARVFAESGIEFDATLVFMTVAGEEQGLIGAGAHARKAKAEKTPIQAWFNNDIVGGSRGGDGITDGATIRLYSEGPEDSPSRALAMFAARIGAAYVPSHRVRLMARRDRFSRGGDHSALNAEGFAAIGFRESRENYSKQHGPNDTIDGVDFRYLAQNARVNAAGMAVLALAPPPPVVTTERGQPTIDRRSSGYDAHLRWQASPGAAGYRIFWRNAWAPDWQHELAVGNVTEYTFPHMNIDDWVFGVAAVDAAGHESSVSAYVTPPRSADGGASD; translated from the coding sequence GTGGCAAAGGTGCAGAGGGGGCGGGTGGTGTGCGGCGTGCTCGGCGTGCTGGCGGTGCTCATCCTGCCGCCGGCCGTCCAGGCTCAGGGGCAGTCGTCGATCGATCCGCGGATCCTGAAGCTGATCGACGCCATTTCGGAGGAGCGGCTCCAGCAGTTGCTGCAGAAGCTTTCCAGCTTCAAGACGCGCAACACCTGCTCGGATGCCGCCGCGCCCGATGCGATCGGCGCCGCGCGCCAGTGGATCTTCGACGAGCTGAAGCGCACCAGCCCGAAGCTGCAGGTCAGCTTCGACACCCACCAGGTCGAGAACATCCGCGGCTGTCAGGGGGCGATCGAGCTGCGCAACGTCATGGCGGTGCTGCCGGGCAAGTCACCGCGGCGGATTTACGTCAGCGGTCATTACGACTCCCTCAATCTCGGCGCCGCCGGGCAGCAGAGCAGCAATTCGGGGGCGGGACGGGGCGCCGGCGGGGCGCCGGGTGCGGGAGGCGCGCAGCCGGGCGCACGCGGCGCGGGCGCCACGCCAGGCGCGCAGCCGCCCCGTCCGGTGCGCGACCCCAACATCGTCGCGCCCGGCGCCAATGACGACGGGAGCGGGACGGTGTTGTCGATGGAGCTGGCGCGCGTATTCGCCGAGAGCGGCATCGAGTTCGATGCCACGCTCGTCTTCATGACCGTCGCCGGCGAAGAGCAGGGACTGATCGGGGCCGGCGCGCACGCCAGGAAGGCGAAGGCGGAGAAGACGCCGATCCAGGCCTGGTTCAACAACGACATCGTCGGCGGGTCGCGGGGCGGCGACGGCATCACCGACGGCGCGACGATCCGGCTGTATTCGGAAGGGCCGGAGGACTCTCCGTCCCGCGCGCTGGCGATGTTCGCGGCGCGGATCGGCGCCGCCTACGTGCCGTCGCACCGGGTGCGGCTGATGGCGCGCCGGGATCGCTTCAGCCGCGGCGGCGACCACAGCGCGCTGAACGCGGAAGGATTCGCCGCGATCGGCTTCCGCGAATCGCGCGAGAACTATTCGAAGCAGCACGGCCCGAACGACACGATCGACGGCGTCGATTTCCGCTATCTCGCGCAGAACGCCCGCGTCAACGCCGCCGGCATGGCGGTGCTGGCGCTCGCGCCGCCGCCCCCGGTCGTGACCACCGAGCGCGGCCAGCCGACCATCGATCGCCGCAGCTCCGGATACGACGCTCACCTGCGGTGGCAGGCGTCGCCGGGCGCCGCCGGTTATCGCATCTTCTGGCGCAACGCGTGGGCGCCGGACTGGCAGCACGAGCTCGCCGTCGGCAACGTGACCGAATACACCTTCCCGCACATGAACATCGACGACTGGGTGTTCGGCGTCGCCGCGGTGGATGCGGCGGGGCACGAGAGCTCGGTCAGCGCCTATGTGACGCCGCCGCGGTCCGCCGACGGCGGCGCGTCGGACTGA
- a CDS encoding ABC transporter permease: MAEPTNRPIPKAPGFLASSLRVFDLSVSEMLWSRRTIFMALVVGAPVLISLVLRLLDALGAPVFRVNGMMMAGPAIFGLMIWVFYLRFTVPVLGVFYGTSLIADEVEDKTITYLFTRPIPKGAVLVGKYLAYLACTFFVVLPSVVIVYLCIVPMRGSLGASFLDLLKDLTLLAIGLAVYGAVFAFIGARFKRPLLVGLIFIFGWEQAALAFPGYLKKFTVAYYLQAMVPHAMPNDNVISLIQGIFRESPGLVESLIWLAVILAVFLWGAAVSVERKEYVLEQ, encoded by the coding sequence ATGGCCGAGCCCACGAACCGTCCGATTCCAAAGGCGCCGGGATTCCTCGCCTCGTCGCTGCGCGTGTTCGACCTGTCGGTCAGCGAGATGCTGTGGTCGCGGCGGACGATCTTCATGGCGCTGGTCGTCGGCGCGCCGGTGCTGATCTCCCTGGTCCTGCGGCTGCTCGACGCGCTCGGCGCGCCGGTGTTCCGCGTGAACGGGATGATGATGGCGGGTCCGGCGATCTTCGGGCTGATGATCTGGGTCTTCTACCTGCGCTTCACGGTGCCGGTGCTTGGCGTGTTCTACGGCACGTCGCTGATTGCCGACGAGGTCGAAGACAAGACGATCACGTATCTCTTCACCCGTCCGATCCCGAAAGGGGCGGTCCTGGTCGGCAAGTACCTCGCCTATCTCGCCTGCACCTTCTTCGTCGTCCTGCCGTCGGTGGTCATCGTGTATCTGTGCATCGTGCCGATGCGCGGCAGCCTGGGGGCGTCGTTCCTGGACCTGTTGAAGGACCTGACCCTGCTCGCGATCGGCCTGGCCGTCTATGGCGCGGTGTTCGCGTTCATCGGGGCGCGCTTCAAGCGGCCGCTGCTGGTCGGGCTGATCTTCATCTTCGGGTGGGAGCAGGCGGCGCTGGCGTTCCCCGGCTACCTGAAGAAGTTCACCGTCGCGTATTACCTCCAGGCGATGGTTCCCCATGCGATGCCCAACGACAACGTCATCAGCCTGATCCAGGGGATTTTCCGGGAAAGCCCGGGCCTGGTCGAGAGCCTCATCTGGCTGGCGGTGATTCTGGCCGTTTTTCTCTGGGGGGCGGCCGTAAGTGTTGAGCGCAAGGAGTACGTTCTCGAGCAGTGA
- a CDS encoding gamma-glutamylcyclotransferase family protein has translation MADLVFFYGTLMAGFDRRRRAGIDGKLRYVGRGSIQGALFDLGLYPAAVPAPDGHIWGEVYEMMDPPVVLAALDDIEGYRHDDPDKSLYIRSQAEVALPDGTLARAWVYFYNAPLGRAARIASGDYLEHVKVR, from the coding sequence GTGGCGGACCTCGTCTTCTTCTACGGCACGCTCATGGCCGGATTCGACCGGCGGCGCCGGGCTGGCATCGACGGCAAACTGAGATACGTCGGCCGCGGCTCCATCCAGGGGGCGCTCTTCGATCTCGGTCTCTACCCGGCGGCCGTGCCGGCTCCCGATGGCCACATCTGGGGCGAGGTCTACGAGATGATGGATCCGCCGGTCGTGCTCGCCGCGCTCGACGACATCGAGGGCTACCGGCACGACGATCCGGACAAGAGCCTGTACATCCGGTCGCAGGCCGAGGTCGCGCTGCCCGACGGCACGCTGGCGCGTGCCTGGGTGTATTTCTACAACGCGCCCCTCGGCCGGGCCGCGCGGATCGCGTCGGGCGACTATCTCGAACACGTGAAAGTGAGATGA
- a CDS encoding PilZ domain-containing protein, whose protein sequence is MTIYVSLPHPMADENKRDNERVPVPAPLHGEVKVFQPMTILDVSAGGALIETPFALQLDSLHEFRISLGDRSVVVKGRIAHCHIGELKGGVVIYRTGVEFVEISDYVQSAIEHFVAALKLSQRVPAIIDGQIAE, encoded by the coding sequence ATGACGATCTATGTTAGTCTCCCCCATCCCATGGCGGACGAGAACAAGCGCGACAACGAGCGGGTGCCGGTCCCGGCGCCGCTGCACGGCGAAGTCAAGGTCTTCCAGCCGATGACCATCCTCGACGTCAGCGCCGGCGGCGCGCTGATCGAGACGCCGTTCGCGCTGCAGCTGGATTCACTGCACGAGTTCCGCATCTCGCTGGGAGACCGCTCGGTGGTGGTGAAGGGACGCATCGCCCACTGCCACATCGGCGAGCTCAAGGGGGGTGTCGTGATCTACCGCACCGGGGTCGAGTTCGTCGAGATCTCGGACTACGTGCAGTCGGCGATCGAGCACTTCGTCGCCGCGCTGAAGCTGTCGCAGCGCGTGCCCGCCATCATCGATGGGCAGATCGCCGAATAG